In a single window of the Candidatus Celerinatantimonas neptuna genome:
- the alaS gene encoding Alanine--tRNA ligase yields MKMTSAEIRTAFLEYFHSKGHQIVPSSSLVPHNDPTLLFTNAGMNQFKDTFLGLEKRSYHRATTAQRCVRAGGKHNDLENVGYTARHHTFFEMMGNFSFGDYFKHDAIAFAWGFLTEILKLSQERLLVTVYAEDDEAYDIWASEIGIPADRIIRIGDNKGARYASDNFWQMGDTGPCGPSSEIFYDHGAHIWGGPPGSPEEDGDRFIEIWNLVFMQFNRQADGTLNPLPKPSVDTGMGLERMAAILQGVHSNYEIDIFQDLIHCAAKIIGTDDLDSKSLRVIADHIRSCSFLIADGVMPSNEGRGYVLRRIIRRAVRHGNKLGCQEIFFYKLVDELARLMGDAYPELNAQQQMIEKVLRLEEEQFAKTLERGLQILDEALSSLDSREIPGELVFKLYDTYGFPADLTADVARERDFTIDEAGFDQAMNAQRQRAKQASQFDVDYGVNIKVDHKTEFLGYQQLDADALVVGLYQNGQSVELVRSGDVQIVLDKTPFYAESGGQVGDRGALSFNGGSAKVTDTTKTGDAFIHHAQINGGVLSLNDAVKTSVDSRKRQATALNHSVTHLLHAALRQVLGTHVSQKGSLVEASRLRFDFSHLEAIDPETLATIEHLVNEQIRLDLPVTTEVMAIEDAKKAGAMALFGEKYSDEVRVVKMGNFSTELCGGTHVKRSGEIGLFKIIHETGIAAGIRRIEAVTGQFAVQYIQKMEHQLQAAASELKGDLFTVAERIEHQQERTRSLEKELAQLKAKLAAQAGSNLLDQVQTMGDVKVLVADLEGVEAKSLRTTLDDLKVKLNSGIVVLGTANGDKVNLIAGVTKDLTSKVKAGELVNIAAEQVGGRGGGRPDMAQAGGSNPAALPEALNAARLWLQNQL; encoded by the coding sequence ATGAAGATGACTTCTGCTGAGATTAGGACAGCGTTTCTGGAGTACTTTCATAGCAAAGGGCACCAGATTGTTCCAAGCAGCTCACTGGTTCCTCATAATGACCCGACTTTGTTATTTACTAATGCCGGGATGAATCAGTTTAAAGATACGTTTTTAGGGTTGGAAAAGCGCAGTTATCACCGAGCGACGACAGCACAGCGTTGTGTGAGGGCGGGTGGTAAGCATAATGATTTAGAGAATGTGGGGTATACAGCCCGACATCATACATTTTTTGAAATGATGGGAAACTTTAGTTTCGGTGATTATTTCAAACATGATGCGATTGCATTTGCCTGGGGTTTTTTAACCGAAATTCTTAAGTTGTCCCAAGAAAGATTATTAGTCACTGTCTACGCAGAAGATGACGAAGCTTATGATATTTGGGCTTCAGAAATAGGCATACCAGCTGATCGAATTATTCGTATTGGTGATAATAAAGGTGCGCGTTATGCCTCAGATAACTTCTGGCAGATGGGCGATACCGGACCTTGCGGACCAAGCAGTGAAATTTTTTATGACCATGGTGCGCATATCTGGGGAGGCCCTCCTGGATCACCTGAAGAAGATGGTGACCGGTTTATCGAAATTTGGAACCTGGTCTTTATGCAGTTTAACCGCCAGGCTGACGGAACTTTGAATCCACTGCCGAAACCATCTGTTGATACCGGAATGGGATTGGAGCGAATGGCTGCTATTTTGCAAGGTGTCCATTCGAACTATGAGATCGATATTTTCCAGGATTTAATCCATTGTGCAGCAAAAATCATTGGTACAGATGATTTAGATAGTAAATCGCTGCGCGTGATTGCTGACCATATTCGATCGTGTAGTTTCTTGATTGCTGATGGTGTGATGCCTTCGAATGAAGGCCGGGGATATGTTCTACGACGCATTATTCGCAGGGCTGTTCGTCATGGTAATAAACTGGGCTGTCAGGAAATATTCTTCTATAAATTGGTTGATGAACTGGCTCGCCTGATGGGGGATGCGTACCCCGAACTTAATGCGCAGCAGCAGATGATTGAAAAAGTGTTGCGTCTAGAAGAAGAACAGTTTGCGAAAACTTTAGAGCGTGGGCTGCAAATTTTAGATGAAGCGCTGTCTTCATTAGATAGTCGTGAGATCCCCGGTGAACTGGTTTTCAAATTGTATGATACCTATGGTTTCCCTGCTGATTTAACCGCTGATGTTGCTCGTGAACGCGATTTTACGATTGATGAGGCGGGTTTTGATCAGGCGATGAATGCACAGCGCCAACGGGCTAAGCAGGCCAGTCAATTTGATGTTGACTATGGTGTCAATATTAAAGTTGATCATAAAACTGAATTTTTAGGGTATCAGCAGCTTGATGCTGATGCACTTGTTGTTGGTTTATACCAGAATGGCCAGTCTGTTGAATTGGTTCGCTCCGGTGATGTCCAGATTGTCTTGGATAAAACGCCTTTTTATGCTGAATCCGGTGGTCAAGTCGGTGATCGCGGTGCCTTAAGTTTTAACGGTGGCAGCGCGAAGGTAACGGATACAACCAAAACCGGAGATGCATTTATTCATCATGCGCAGATCAACGGTGGCGTTTTGTCATTGAACGATGCGGTTAAAACGAGTGTTGATTCTCGTAAACGCCAGGCAACTGCGTTGAATCATTCGGTGACGCATCTGTTACATGCTGCATTACGACAAGTTCTCGGAACGCATGTGAGTCAAAAAGGGTCACTGGTTGAAGCATCCAGATTACGGTTTGACTTCTCTCATTTGGAAGCAATTGACCCTGAAACGTTGGCAACAATTGAGCACTTGGTTAATGAACAGATCCGTTTAGATTTACCAGTAACGACTGAAGTGATGGCTATTGAAGACGCTAAAAAAGCGGGGGCAATGGCTTTGTTCGGTGAAAAATATAGTGATGAAGTTCGTGTCGTTAAAATGGGCAACTTTTCAACGGAGCTGTGCGGTGGAACCCACGTCAAACGAAGTGGTGAAATCGGTTTATTTAAAATTATCCACGAAACAGGTATTGCGGCTGGGATTCGTAGAATCGAAGCGGTTACAGGCCAATTTGCTGTGCAATATATTCAGAAAATGGAACATCAGTTACAGGCTGCAGCTTCTGAACTGAAAGGAGATTTGTTTACTGTTGCCGAGCGGATTGAGCATCAACAGGAACGAACCCGGAGTCTTGAAAAAGAACTTGCGCAATTGAAAGCTAAATTGGCTGCACAGGCCGGATCAAATCTTTTGGATCAAGTCCAGACAATGGGGGATGTGAAAGTTCTAGTTGCTGATCTGGAAGGTGTTGAAGCTAAATCACTCCGGACAACTTTGGATGATCTGAAAGTTAAACTTAACAGCGGTATTGTTGTGTTAGGTACAGCAAATGGCGATAAGGTCAATCTGATTGCTGGTGTGACGAAGGATTTAACCTCTAAAGTAAAAGCTGGTGAGCTGGTGAATATTGCTGCTGAGCAGGTTGGAGGCCGCGGTGGTGGGCGTCCTGATATGGCTCAGGCTGGTGGTTCGAACCCTGCTGCGTTGCCAGAGGCATTAAATGCAGCGCGTCTTTGGTTACAGAATCAACTCTAG
- the csrA gene encoding Translational regulator CsrA: protein MLILTRRVGETLMIGDEVTVTVLGVKGNQVRIGVNAPKEVSVHREEIYMRIQAEKNATQAANG, encoded by the coding sequence ATGCTTATTTTAACTCGTAGAGTTGGGGAAACACTGATGATCGGTGATGAAGTCACCGTGACTGTTCTTGGTGTTAAGGGGAATCAAGTTCGCATTGGTGTTAATGCTCCCAAAGAAGTGTCTGTTCATCGTGAAGAGATTTATATGCGGATTCAAGCCGAAAAAAATGCAACCCAAGCTGCTAATGGCTAG
- a CDS encoding Aspartate kinase codes for MALLVQKYGGTSVGSLERIESVAKRVSRFRSQGDDVVVVVSAMSGETNRLLEMADALDMQACAREKDVLVSTGEQVTIALLTIALQKIGCDAVSMTGDQLRMHTDGAHGKARITQVDDAPLQHHLKQGRVVVVAGFQGRAPDNSITTLGRGGSDTTAVAIAAAIKANECQIYTDVDGVYTTDPRVEPRARRLSSITFEEMLEMASLGAKVLQIRSVEFAGKYNVPLRVLSSFEENSQGTLITYERKEMESPVISGIAFMRDTASLTVLGIFDKPAVAASILDPIGDAHIDVDMIVQNSMGDGTADFTFTVNRRDYQKAKSLLEKSAQNMGAGTVHGNDRIAKLSIVGVGMMNHPGVAKKMFDTLGQEGINMELISTSEIKVSVIIDEKYLELGVRALHRAFELENIAVDENV; via the coding sequence GTGGCTTTATTGGTGCAAAAATATGGCGGGACTTCGGTTGGCTCTCTGGAGAGGATCGAATCCGTTGCCAAACGGGTTTCGCGGTTTCGTAGTCAAGGGGATGATGTTGTCGTGGTTGTCTCTGCTATGTCTGGTGAAACGAATCGATTACTGGAAATGGCAGACGCTCTGGATATGCAAGCCTGCGCACGAGAAAAAGATGTTCTTGTGTCGACAGGAGAGCAGGTCACGATTGCATTACTTACTATTGCTCTACAGAAAATAGGTTGTGATGCTGTTTCTATGACTGGTGACCAACTTCGGATGCATACCGATGGTGCTCATGGTAAGGCTCGTATTACGCAGGTTGATGATGCTCCTTTGCAGCATCATCTTAAACAAGGGCGTGTTGTTGTGGTCGCCGGTTTTCAGGGAAGGGCTCCGGATAATAGTATTACCACATTAGGGCGCGGTGGTAGTGATACGACGGCGGTTGCAATTGCAGCGGCTATCAAAGCTAATGAGTGTCAAATTTATACTGATGTTGATGGTGTTTATACGACGGATCCAAGGGTTGAACCAAGAGCCAGACGGTTAAGCTCGATTACCTTTGAAGAGATGTTGGAAATGGCAAGTTTGGGAGCGAAAGTTCTACAGATCCGTTCAGTTGAATTCGCTGGGAAATACAATGTTCCGCTAAGAGTGTTGTCTTCATTTGAAGAAAATAGTCAGGGCACGTTAATCACATATGAGAGGAAGGAAATGGAATCACCGGTCATTTCAGGGATAGCGTTTATGCGGGATACAGCCAGCTTGACCGTATTGGGGATATTTGATAAGCCGGCTGTTGCTGCGTCTATTCTGGATCCTATAGGCGATGCTCATATTGATGTCGATATGATTGTTCAAAATAGTATGGGAGATGGAACTGCTGATTTTACTTTTACGGTAAACCGCAGGGATTATCAAAAAGCCAAGTCCCTTCTGGAAAAATCTGCACAAAATATGGGAGCAGGGACAGTTCATGGGAACGATCGTATTGCAAAATTGTCTATTGTTGGTGTTGGTATGATGAATCACCCCGGAGTGGCTAAGAAAATGTTTGATACATTAGGCCAAGAAGGGATTAATATGGAACTTATTTCTACGTCAGAAATTAAAGTTTCCGTTATTATAGATGAAAAATATTTGGAGTTGGGTGTTCGAGCACTACATCGGGCGTTTGAATTAGAAAATATTGCTGTAGACGAAAATGTTTAG